A genomic stretch from Aedes albopictus strain Foshan chromosome 2, AalbF5, whole genome shotgun sequence includes:
- the LOC115261960 gene encoding small ribosomal subunit protein eS17-like has product MSRVRRKTAKEASKVITEKYYTRLMMNFHIHKRIVEEVVIIPTNPLRNKIAGFVTHLMKHLRHSQVRGISIKLQEEEREHRDNYVPEVSTLDQDIIEVDPETKKMLKQLNFNNIVVQVTNPSTQGYNRRN; this is encoded by the coding sequence ATGAGTCGCGTTCGTAGAAAGACCGCCAAGGAGGCCTCTAAGGTCATCACTGAGAAATACTACACCCGGCTGATGATGAATTTCCATATACACAAGCGCATCGTCGAGGAAGTGGTCATCATTCCCACTAATCCCCTGCGCAACAAGATCGCTGGTTTCGTGACACACCTGATGAAGCATCTGCGCCACTCGCAGGTCCGTGGTATCTCCATCAAGCTGCAGGAGGAGGAACGTGAGCACAGAGATAACTACGTACCGGAGGTGTCCACTCTGGATCAGGACATCATCGAAGTGGATCCGGAGACCAAGAAGATGTTGAAGCAGCTGAACTTCAACAACATCGTTGTCCAGGTGACCAACCCGTCGACGCAGGGCTACAACCGTCGCAACTAA